A window from Exiguobacterium marinum DSM 16307 encodes these proteins:
- the rpsU gene encoding 30S ribosomal protein S21 — MRREGKLVETRVRKNESLEDALRRFKRGVSKDGTLAEVRKRRHYEKPSVKRKLKSEAARKRKKF; from the coding sequence ATTCGGAGGGAGGGAAAACTAGTGGAAACTCGTGTCCGTAAAAACGAATCGCTTGAAGACGCTCTTCGTCGTTTCAAACGCGGTGTTTCGAAAGATGGCACACTTGCCGAAGTTCGTAAACGTCGTCACTACGAAAAGCCAAGCGTAAAACGTAAATTGAAATCAGAAGCTGCGCGTAAGCGTAAGAAATTCTGA